Part of the Salvelinus fontinalis isolate EN_2023a chromosome 1, ASM2944872v1, whole genome shotgun sequence genome is shown below.
acacaagttgttctggtTCCACGAGTACATCCAATGTTAGcttcagtaattctacatttgtttttagcccagctagcatggacactgacagatGTGAATCTGATACATCCAAAGAGCTACTGCCCtgttacccgggaaagcaccaaacaacagacagggatgttggaccatcgaagaggcgcaaatatgatgagaactacattgatttggggttcacttatattgggagcagtgcctttcctcagccacagtgtgttatatgtgcaaaagtactatctcacaactcgatgaaacctttactcttgcgcagacatttagaaacaaaacatgccaatttgaaaaataagccacgggagttttttgagcgagaattaagacgacttttgAGTAataagcaacagataccattaataagaaggggctagatcgtcttatatggtgagctaccgagtggctaggacagacaagccccatactattgtggaggacttactTCTTCCTgttgccgcggatatggctgggacaatgctgggggaaaaggctccaaaaactttacggaaaatgccttcatcaaacaacacttgacgcatcagtgacatggcaggaggtgttttgaaacaattactgcttcacagttatatgcgttacagctggatgagtcaacagacgtggcgggcctggcacagctacTGGTATATGTTCATTACGTTTATGGGAGGTCtgttaaggaagacatcctcttctgcaaaccactggaaaccaggacagcaggagaggatatttttataGTACTGGACAatttttgtgacatcaaatggactttggtggtcaagatgtgttggtatctgtactgatggcgcaaaagccatgacagggagacatagtggagtggtaacacgcgtgcaagcagttgctccagacgccacttgggtacactgcagcatccactgagaggctcttgctgccaagggaatgcctgacagccagaaagacattttggacactacagtcaaaatggttaactttgttaaagcaaggcccctgaactctcgtgtattttctgcactttgcaatgatatgggcagcggcCATGTAACTCTTTTACAACGtacagaagtgtgctggttatcatGGAGCAAAgtttttgacacatttttttaaattgagagacaagcttaaagttttctttactgaccatcatttttgcttgtctgaccacttgcacgatgatgagtttctcacacaactggcccatctgggtgatgttttttctcgcctgagtgatctgaatctaggattacagggactctctgcaactatattcaatgtgtgggacacaattgaggctatgattaagaatttggagctcttctctgtctgcattaacaaggacaacacacaggtctttccattattgtatgatttttttgtgtgcaaatgaactcaagcttacggacaatgtaaaatgtgatatagcgaagcacttgagtgagttgggtgcgcaattatgcaggtactttcccgaaccAGATGACACACATAACTGGATTCGTTattcctttcatgccctgcctccagtccacttaccgatatctgaacaagagagcctcatcgaaattgcaacaagtggttatgtgaaaatgtaatttaatcagaagccactgccaggtTTCTGGATtaggctgcgctcagagtatcctgccatGGCAAATTGcgttgttaagacactgatgccctttgcaaccacatacccatgtgagagtggattctcggccctcactagcatgaaaactaaatacaggcacacactgtgtgtggaaaatgacttaagactgagactctctccaatacaacccaacattgcagagttatgtgcatcctttcaagcacaccattctcattaacctgtggtgagttattcacaattttccatCAACAAATAAAGtgttatatgtaagatggctaaataaagagcaaaattattgattattattattatttgtgctctGGTCCGacaagagctctttgtcacttcccatgagctgggttgtgacaaaaactcacactcattcttatgtttaataattgtatcgtatagtgtgtgtggcaggcttacaatgatggcaaaaaacaacatttgagagtgtgctgaccctggtgctagagggggtacgcagctggaggttgaatgtttgaaggggtactggACTATAAAAGGTTTAAGAAACACTGCCCTAACGGATGTGCATGTACCCCAGTGTTGTTTTTGGGATGTGAAAATGAGcagtggtgtcacgttcctgacctgttttccattgtttttgtatgtgtttagttggtcagggcgtgagttggggtgggcattctatgtgttgtgtttctatgttgggtttaatgtgttgcctgatatggttctcaattagaggcaggtgtttgacgtttcctctgtttgagaaccatattaaggtaggctgttctcactgtttgtttgtgggtgattgtcttccgtgtctgtgtatgtcgcaccacacgggactgtttcgttttcgttcgtgtatgtagtctgttcctgttcttcgtgtttatgtaagttcacatgttcaggtctgtctacgtcgttttgttgtttttgtaattttccaagtggtTTTCTTGTTTGTCTTTGTCTGTAAATAAATCATCATGGATTCAACCTATGCTGCATTTTGgaccgacccttactcctcctcctcgtccgaggaggaggcattagacgagCGTTACAAGTGGATCATTTCTTATTGGTCTGATAACACTCTTCTTCGACACATGTACTAAAAGTATATATTATAGGTAGGCTTGGCCTATTTCAATTCCACATCATACATGGTGTACGTTGGATTGCAGTTCCTGATAATGAAAATGTAATTCTGTTTTTTTCTGGTTATTTACATTTTTCAGAAGACAGCCAAAACATTTCCCCAATATCTGTTATGTGTGCACCCACCCTTAGCGGTGTTGCCAACAACAGGATGCATCTGGCTTTCAGGGATACAGTTAATTCAACCTAGCTTCCTTTTCCGCTGGAAACCGGGTGTGGAAACTCTGCTCGGGTGTTTCTTTTACGTCTGCTACGTTAGCTTATCGTGTGTATCATTTTAATTGGAACGTTCCATCTCTCTTTTCTAGATTATATTCTACGAGGACAAGAACTTCCAGGGCCGCCACTATGAGTGCAGCAGCGACTGTGCTGAGATGCACAACCACTTCAGCCGCTGTAACTCCATAAAGGTGGACAGTGGCTGTTGGATGGCCTATGAGAAACCCAACTACACTGGCTACCAGTACATGCTGAACAAGGGCGAGTACCCCGACTACCAGCGCTGGGCTGGCTTCAACGACTGCATCCGCTCCTGCCGTATGGTGCCCCCTGTGAGTGTACCACCTCGTGTGTCCTTAGTCCCACATTGTTTTCAGTCCCTTGAGCTGAGGGCCACAGTGTctactgttttttttttacttggctAGATTCTAACTGACATTTGGCTGAGGCTATGACAAATAGATTCACAAATGCCACCCAACACCTTTTTTTAACACTGACAATTTCTTCTTCACAAATGTCATGGTTCAAGTTATATTTTATTCTCATTATAGTACACTTACATTAACGTCTATATACTGTCTGTGTATCATTTAATATATCCATTGTCCATTTTGTCTGTCTTCTTCTTTCCCAGTATCGAGGAAACTACAGGATGAAGATCTACGAGCGCTCTGACTTCAGGGGTCAGAACATGGAGATGATGGAGGACTGCCCCGACCTGCACGAGAGCTTCCACAGCCGCGACATCTCCTCCGCCAACGTCATGGAGGGTTACTGGATCCTCCACGAGCACCCCCACTACAGGGGTCGTCAGTACTTCCTTCGCCCCGGGGAGTACAGGAGGCACAGCGAGTGGGGAAGCTCCAGCCCCACCATCGGCTCCCTGAGACGTGTCACCGAGACCCCCTGAAGGTCAACCGAGACCCCCCTCTTTTTCCCCTAATGCAGCCCAATTCTAAATTCTGTATTGAAGCCCTACCCTCTATTGCTAGCACTGTTTGACTGTTGTGTATCTACTGTGGTCATCTGACCCTGAAATCACATGAACGTGATTGGGGGTTTTGTTCCATTTGGTGTTGGGTCTTCGCTGCTTTGCTTAGACTGGGAAAGTAGACCTCGGTGCTCAGGCGATGCTCGTATGGTAACGGTGATGGTCTCTCTAGTTTTGGTTGTTACAGAGCAAAATGATGTGCTTTGCCAGtccccaaccccctgtcctataGGAACCAAAATAAATGAAAAGTTGATAAAAGTCAACCAAGGAGCCTTTTGTTTTTATTAACTACTGTCATTATCAAAATGGGTTACACAGTCTTGTTTTGCATACTTTTATTAAAGTTCATTATTTGGCATTTTAAACATAAGCCAGTTGGAGTTGGATAGTCATAGAGGCATACACATCAAGGTCCAACTCTGCAGACTGTTGtgacatcatcatcctcatcatccccTGATACACAAAGCAAAATGAACACGGAAACATTATTATTTGAAGCCggtaattaaagaacaaaaaaagGGTATCTGAGGATGGGCATGTAGGAGTCTTTATGAGATCACATGGTGCAGAGCAGGGGCTTTGGGTCCATGAAAGAAGCCCGTATTAGACCCACATCACAGGGCTAGCGCCAACTCAAAGGGGAAGAGTCAAAGTGTCCTGGTACTAGCCCCGAGCATCAAGCTCTCTCAGAACAAAAAAACTAAACCAAGTCTGCTTCCCTGCTCATGCATTTTTCAGCAGCCAGTGTGATAAGGAACCCTTTCAGAAATAAACATCAATTATTGAAATTGTTAATTAGACGCCCATAATTGGTGAAGATACACATGAATAAATAACTTTGACAATTAATTATTGATAAAAAAAATTGAAGCCCAGCTGGGAACACTTTTGAGTCTCTTTAGatcaaacaaaacaagaaatatAAGTTTTGGCCTTGAGTAATGTTCAATTAAAGAACTGTCGACTTTGCTGTAAAAGTCCAGTGACATGCCCTGCGTCCTCTGATATATGTGGACTCCAATCCCCACGGTCGTCAGTGCGTCAACAGGGTGAAACATGGGATCTGGCTCTGCCTAAACGGGGAAACGTTCGACAAAAGATTCACAGGGTGCTTGGCGTCTGTCGTAAATGGAAGGTAATGCAGGGGGTCCTGACATGATTCAAATCTAGTATCAACCATGTACGTTATGTTTGTGTGTCTCGGTATGTTTACCTCTGTACACGCTACATGCAAAGAACATGCAAACTATAGGCCCTACTAGGCCGGCCAAAACTGCATGATCCCTCATCAATAGACTATTCTAGAACTGCAAAATATCCATGTATCAGACTCTCTACCTCTGCAAGTCATTTGTACAATACTTTCCATTACAAATATCAAGCTCCTTCCATAGAAGTACCAAAACAGTGATATCTGACAAGATCCTGTCTTTTCTTCATTTATTCTTCATCAACGAACCCTTTGGACTTGTGATAGAGGGCTGATTGAAGGGTAAGTAGTGCGTTTTGGACGATGAATTCTTTAGTTGAGAGTAGTAGAACCACAGGAGAGCATACTCTGTGATTCCATTATTAGTCtcagttctctccctctttcttttcaTTTCTGATAGCTGGATAATTAAACCTCTGTAGTATTGTTTTCCATCTTCCATGCCCCACTTACGGAAAAGTCTTATTCCCAGACGAGAACCATTAAAAAGTCCCTTTTTTGACGTCTGTTTTCAGATCAGTATTCCTTCTTTGGTGCTAATTTGTTATTTGTGTTAGTAGAAAGAGTGGTGGTAGGACAGAGACGAACATACATGTAAAGTCATTGGCATTCTTGAGTTATTTATCTCCTAATCAAAAGGACCAAAGAAAATGAAAATCCCATTGTTATTCAACAAAAacttttattctacaatatgGTCTAAAAATTACCAAAAAAAACAGAACTGATC
Proteins encoded:
- the LOC129839524 gene encoding gamma-crystallin M2-like, encoding MSKIIFYEDKNFQGRHYECSSDCAEMHNHFSRCNSIKVDSGCWMAYEKPNYTGYQYMLNKGEYPDYQRWAGFNDCIRSCRMVPPYRGNYRMKIYERSDFRGQNMEMMEDCPDLHESFHSRDISSANVMEGYWILHEHPHYRGRQYFLRPGEYRRHSEWGSSSPTIGSLRRVTETP